TTCACGGTGGCTATCACCCCGACAACCTCTACGGTCCTGTCAACACCCCCATCTACGCATCAACCACCTTTGCCCAAAACGGCATCAATGAGTTGCGTGGAGGCTTTGAATATTCACGCGTGGGCAACCCCACCGTCGCGGCGCTAGAGCGCACCATCGCCGCACTCGAACAAGCCACCTACTGCCGCGTCTTCGCATCCGGCATGGCCGCCACCGACGTAGCATTGCGAGCCCTGCTGCGCCCAGGAAAGCACATGATCCTAGGTCACGACGCCTACGGTGGCACCTTCCGACTCATCGACAAAGTATTCGGCGACTGGGGAGTCGAATTCACCGTCGTCGATACCACCCAACCCAACGCCGTGCGCGACGCCCTCAAAGACAACACGGCCGTGGTGTGGCTAGAAACCCCCACCAACCCCGCCTTGAGCATCACGGACATCGGTGACGTCGTCAAGCAAATCGAAGGCCACAACGCCAAACTCGTCGTAGACAACACCTTCGCCACCCCCTACCTGCAACGACCCCTCGAACTCGGCGCAGACATCGTCCTACACTCGGCCACCAAATACCTCGGCGGACACTCCGACGTCGTCGGCGGCGCCCTGCTCAGCAACGACGCCGAATTCGACGAACTCGTCTACGGCTTCCAAGGCGACGCCGGCGCAATCAGCTCGCCTTTCGACGCCTACCTCACCGCACGAGGAATCAAAACACTGGCAGTACGTATGGATCGCCACTGCGACAACGCCCAAACCATCGCCGAATACCTCGAAGCCGACCCGCGCGTAGCCAAGGTCTACTACCCAGGCCTGCCCTCCAACCCCGGCTACGAGATCGCCAAAAAACAAATGCGACGCCCCGGCGCCATGATCTCCGTGCTCTTCCACAGCGAAGCCGACGCACGCAACTTCTGCCTCAACACCAAACTCATCCTCCTCGCAGAATCCCTCGGCGGCGTCGAATCACTCATCGAACACCCAGCCAGCATGACCCATCAATCCGTCAACGGCTCCACACTCGAGGTGCCGAAAGAACTGGTGAGGATTTCGGTGGGGATCGAAGATATCGAGGATCTGCTCGAAGACATCTCCTCCTCTCTCCAAACTCTTGAGCAAACTTAGGAGGAGAAAAGCCCCAAACTGTGGATAACTAAAGCCCCACTATCCAACCTGTGGATAAGTGGGGCAAAGTTTTTTCTTTTTTTTCGCGCCTGGCGGCTTAGCCGCGGTCGACGCGCTGGTTGTGCAGCGCGCGTTGTTGCTCGGCGTTGCCTTCGGCAATCACGCGTTTGAGGCCGGCGGGCAGGGAGCGTTCGAGGAATGCAGCGGAGCGCTGTTGCCCTTCTTCGGTGGTGTCCCAGCCGGGGAAGAGGCCGGTCACTGTCACCAGTGCCACCTCGGAGGACATGGCTTGCCAGAGATCCTCGGCGCGATCGTATATGGCGTAGTTGAGCTGGCTTAGCGCGTGGGTAGATGCCGGTGCGCGCAGGCCTTCAATCTTGTGGCGTCGATACAGGTTGGACATGGCATTGTCCGGGTCTACGAGTTCTTCGAACGTAGCCTGCTTGACGTGAGCATCGGGTTGCGCGGCTTCTGCCTTGATGGCAAAAAGTTTGGCCGCAGAAGTCGGGTCCGATTCCAGCAGCGCGTTGATTCGACGCTTCACGTCTTCGCCTTGAATAAAGCCATTGGCGATCAGGGCGATCAGCAGTTGCCAGCGCAGGTCGGTATCGACGATCACGCCTGGGATGCTGGTGGTGTCGTCGGCAAGCAATTGCTCAAAGATTGCAGCGGTGGATTCCGAAACCTGAATATTGGCCAAAGTTAGGAGGAAGGAGAGCTGGCGGTCGCTGCCCGGCGCTGCCTGCTTCGCCCCATCCAAACAAATGCGTTCAAGCTGCGCATTGCCGTGCTCGCGTGCCCAATCTTTATCGGCGTAGGCGTGCAGGGCGCGGCGGGCTTGCATGAGTACGCGTTCGAGCACGGCGATGTGGGTTTCGGCTGGGGCGCCGCGTTCGACGAGTGCGAGGAAGTCGCGGGCGCGCATATCGCCGGCGCGGGTGGCTTCCCATGCGGCTGACCAGCACAGGGTGCGTGGCATGGCGTCGTCGATCTTGTCGATGTTGTTCAACACGAAGCCTTGCGAAGCCTGATCAAGCTGCATCAGGCAGTAGGTGAGGTCGTCATCATTGACGAGCACCAGATCCGCCACCTCGCATCCAACGAGTTCGGGCACGGGGGTCACAGCGCCTTCGACATCTACTTCGACGCGCTTGAATCTGCGCACCTGATCGCCTTCGAGGCGGTAGAGGCCAACGGCCACGCGGTGGGTGCGCAGTTCGCCGGCGCCGGGGGCGGCGGGGCCTTGGTGGATTTCGAAGCTCGTATACTCTCCTAACTTTTGCTCAAAGTTAGGAGAGAGGGGGTTGACGCCGGTGGTCTTGAGCCATTGCCCGGCCCAGCCGCTGAGGTCCCTGCCCGAGGCGCTTTCGAGTGCTGCGAGTAGGTCGTCGAAGGTGGCGTTGCTGTAGGCGTGTGTGGCGAAGTGTTGGCGTACGCCTGCGAAGAAGGCTTCGCGGCCGACGTAGGCTTGGAGTTGTTTGAGTACGGATGCGCCTTTGGCGTAGGTGATGCCGTCGAAGTTTTGCTCGACGGTTTCGATGTCGCCTGCGTCTGCGGTGATGGGGTGTGTGGTGGGGAGTTGGTCTTGTTGGAGTGCCCAGGATTTTTCTACGTTGGCGAAGGTGACCCAGGCGTTGGTGTATTCGGTGGCTTCGGCTTGGCTGATGGCTGCTGACCAGGTGGCGAAGGATTCGTTGAGCCAGAGGTCGCCCCACCAGCGCATGGTGACGAGGTCGCCGAACCACATGTGGGCCATTTCGTGCAGGATGGTGTCGCAGCGGCGTTCGTAGCGGTATTCGGTGACTTTGGAGGAGAAGACGTATTCGTCGCGGAAGGTGACTGCGCCGGCGTTTTCCATGGCGCCCATGTTGAATTCGGGTACGAAGAGTTGGTCGTATTTGCCGAATGGGTAGGCGATGCCGAAGTGGGCGTGGTAGTAGTCGAAGCCCTGTTTGGTTTCTTTGAATAGCTTGTCGACGTCCAAATGTTGCGCAAGCGAGGCGCGACAGAAGATCGACATGGGGATCTCAAGGTTCTCCGGCTGATCTTCGGGCGTGGTGTCGTAGCGGGTGAGTGTGCCTGACCAGGTATCGGAGACTTCGTAGTAGTCGCCTGCGCATACGGCGACGAGGTAGGTGGATAGGGGATAGTCGATGCGCGAGCGGTGCACGCTGTGATCGCCGGCTTCGGTGATCTCGGCGGCGGCGTTGCTGATGACCTTCCAGTGCGAAGGCGCGGTGATTTCAAAGTCGTAGGTGGCTTTGAGGTCTGGTTGATCGAAGCAGGCGAACATGCGCTTGGCGTCCGCGGTTTCGAACTGGGTGTAGAGGTAGACCTTGTCGTCTTCAGGATCAACGAAGCGGTGCAGGCCCTGCCCGGAATTGGAATAACGCGCGGTGGCTTCGATCATCAGCTCGTGGGCGCCTGCACGCAGATCCAGGGAGATGCCTTCTGCTTCCTGGTAGGTGCCATTTTTGCGTGGCACGGCGGCGTCGGTGATGTCGACGTCGTCAAGCACGACACGGTGGACGTCCTCGGCGCGCAGGTCGATAAAGGTGCTGCCATCTTCTAAGGCTTCGAAGGACACTAACGTGCGCGAAGGAAAGGTCTTCTCCGAGGCTGTGAGATCGAGGCTGACGTGATAATTACTAACGCTGAGCAGCGCAGCGCGCGCCTGGGCTTCTGCTTGGGTGAGATTAATCGAAGACACCTTTGTGCTTCTCCTCCTACAATTGGTTTCACATTCCCCTCCTAACTTACGCAAGGAATTACAAGGAGCACCATGAGTGAAAAAGTAACGTTCTGGTTCGATGCCACCTGCCCATTTTGTTGGATCACCTCCCGGTGGATGAAGGAGGTAGAACAAGTCCGCGACGTGCAGGTGCAGTGGGTGCCGATGAGCCTCGGCGTGCTCAACGAGGGTCGCGATGAACTGCCCGAGGCATATCGCGAGCACATCAAGGCCGCCTGGGGCCCTGCCCGCGTGGCCACCATCATTGCGCTGCAAGCACCTGATCGCCTGGACGATTACTACACCGCGATTGGCACCAAGTTGCACAATGAAGGCCAAGGTGGACAAAGCGGTTTCGGTGCCTATGACGAGGTGATTGCCACGACCCTCGATGAGCTCGGCCTCGACCCAAGTTTTGCGCAGGTGGCCAATACGCAGGACGTCGACAAGCAAATGCGCGAATTCCACCAGCAAGCCATGGACGCGGTGGGCAACGATGTGGGCACACCCGTGCTCAAACTTGGCGACGCAGCCTTCTTCGGCCCCGTGCTCACGCGCATCCCCAAGGGCGAGGAGGCCGGCAAGCTTTTCGACGCCTCCGTCACCCTCGGCAACTACCCCCATTTCTTCGAACTGAAGCGCTCACGCACCGAAAACCCCCGATTCGACGCGTAGGATAACCCCCATGCGTGTATATCTCGGAGCGGACCATGCAGGGTTCGAAACAAAAAATGCCATCGCCAAGCACCTCGAAGCCCAAGGCCATGAAGTCATCGACTGCGGCGCCCACGAATACGACGCCAACGACGACTACCCCGCCTTCTGCATCGACGCCGCCACCCGCGTTGTCGCAGACCCAGGCTCCCTCGGCATCGTCCTCGGCGGCTCCGGCAACGGCGAACAAATCGCAGCCAACAAAGTCAAAGGCGCACGCTGCGCACTCGCCTGGTCGCCCGAAACAGCCAAACTGGCACGCGAACACAACAATGCCCAACTCATCGGCATTGGTGGGCGGATGCACTCCGAGGAAGAAGCGCTCGCCATCGTCGACTCCTTCCTAACTTCTGCCTGGAGTCAGGAGGAGCGGCACCAGCGTCGCATCGATATCCTGAGCAAATACGAAGAAGACGGCATCCAGCCCGAGGCCTAAAGCCAAAAAAAGAAAAAAGATTCGGCCACTTATCCACAGTGTGGGTAAGTGGCCGATGGTTATCCACAGATTCTGGAGTCGGGGAGCGCAAAGTTTAACTTTCTTCCCCCTCCTAACTTTCTGCGAAAGTTAGGAGGGTTTGCGGCCTTGAGCCCGCTGCTCGACCCACGCTTTAATTTCCTCGGAATTCCAAAGCGTTAGTCCATGAAGTTTTGCGGTTGGGGCTGGTGCTCGGCCTCGTCCCGCGTAGCTGGTGAAGGTGCCGCGGGCGGTGCCGGAATATTCGGCGCAGTCCACGGCCGTCCAGAGTTCGATACCGGTGTCCGCGTCAATGATCTTCGGTGTCATGCTACATATAGTAGGGCGCTTATTGAAAAAAGGGTACTCGCCCTGCTCATGGCCATTATTACCCTGAACTGCACTTTTGCAGCTTTTAGCGCTTAGTGTTGAAGCCTTTAATGACAAAACCTCCGGCCGATTGTGCTCGGTCGGAGGTTGTTGTTTTGAGGGAATGACGGGAATCGAACCCGCGTCTTCAGCTTGGAAGGCTGAGGTATTAGCCACTATACGACATTCCCATCGGCTTGCCTTGCCTGCTGAGTAACTCTAGGTTGCTTGCCCTATCGGGTGCAAGCTGCATCTGTAAACCTCCCATTTACCTGCGTTTTTATAAAAGTTAGGAGGGGCGATTCAGTAGTTTCGCCTTTGTCTGTGTACACTGCTGAACCAGGCCTTGTTAGGGCTTCACGGGACGTGGCGCAGCTTGGTAGCGCACCTGCTTTGGGAGCAGGGGGTCGCAGGTTCAAATCCTGTCGTCCCGACAAAGGTCCCTCCATTGCTTTTAGCGTGGGGGGATTTTCAACGAAATCAATTTGAGCAGGAGTGTGACTCGTGAAGAGTTCCGTCGAAAAGCTGAGCGAGACCCGCGTCAAGCTCACCGTAGAGGTTCCCTTCGAGGAGCTGAAGTCGGAAATCGACCAGGCGTATGCCGCTTTATCGCAGCAGATCAACATCCCCGGCTTCCGCCGTGGCAAGGCGCCGCGTCAGCTTATCGACGCCCGCGTAGGCCGTGGGCCAGTGCTCGAGCAGGTCGTCAACGACATGCTTCCCTCCCGCTACCAGCAGGCTTGTGAGGAGCACGAGCTCGCTGTGGTTGGTCAGCCCAGCATTGACATCACCAAGATTGAAGACAATGAGCTCGTTGAGTTCACTGCCGAGGTTGATATCCGCCCCGAGATCAAGGTGCCGGACTTCTCCAAGATCGAGGTGACCGTGCCGGCGCTGAAGATCGACGACGAGGCCGTCGACAAGCAAATTGATCAACTCCGCGAGCGCTTCGGTGAGCTCAAAGACACCAAGCGCAAGCTGAAGACCAACGACTTCGCCGTCATCGACCTCTCCGCCACCGTTGATGGCGAAACCATCGACGAGGCCACCACCGAGGGCATGTCCTACCAGGTTGGCTCCGATGACCTGATCAAGGGCCTCGACACCGCCCTGCGCGGCCTGAAGACCGGCGAATCCGCCGACTTCACCACCAAGCTCGAAAACGGCGAGCACGCTGGCGAAGAAGCCACCGTCACCGTGACCGTGC
This window of the Corynebacterium pseudopelargi genome carries:
- a CDS encoding cystathionine gamma-synthase; its protein translation is MSQGFHTAAIHGGYHPDNLYGPVNTPIYASTTFAQNGINELRGGFEYSRVGNPTVAALERTIAALEQATYCRVFASGMAATDVALRALLRPGKHMILGHDAYGGTFRLIDKVFGDWGVEFTVVDTTQPNAVRDALKDNTAVVWLETPTNPALSITDIGDVVKQIEGHNAKLVVDNTFATPYLQRPLELGADIVLHSATKYLGGHSDVVGGALLSNDAEFDELVYGFQGDAGAISSPFDAYLTARGIKTLAVRMDRHCDNAQTIAEYLEADPRVAKVYYPGLPSNPGYEIAKKQMRRPGAMISVLFHSEADARNFCLNTKLILLAESLGGVESLIEHPASMTHQSVNGSTLEVPKELVRISVGIEDIEDLLEDISSSLQTLEQT
- the pepN gene encoding aminopeptidase N, with the translated sequence MSSINLTQAEAQARAALLSVSNYHVSLDLTASEKTFPSRTLVSFEALEDGSTFIDLRAEDVHRVVLDDVDITDAAVPRKNGTYQEAEGISLDLRAGAHELMIEATARYSNSGQGLHRFVDPEDDKVYLYTQFETADAKRMFACFDQPDLKATYDFEITAPSHWKVISNAAAEITEAGDHSVHRSRIDYPLSTYLVAVCAGDYYEVSDTWSGTLTRYDTTPEDQPENLEIPMSIFCRASLAQHLDVDKLFKETKQGFDYYHAHFGIAYPFGKYDQLFVPEFNMGAMENAGAVTFRDEYVFSSKVTEYRYERRCDTILHEMAHMWFGDLVTMRWWGDLWLNESFATWSAAISQAEATEYTNAWVTFANVEKSWALQQDQLPTTHPITADAGDIETVEQNFDGITYAKGASVLKQLQAYVGREAFFAGVRQHFATHAYSNATFDDLLAALESASGRDLSGWAGQWLKTTGVNPLSPNFEQKLGEYTSFEIHQGPAAPGAGELRTHRVAVGLYRLEGDQVRRFKRVEVDVEGAVTPVPELVGCEVADLVLVNDDDLTYCLMQLDQASQGFVLNNIDKIDDAMPRTLCWSAAWEATRAGDMRARDFLALVERGAPAETHIAVLERVLMQARRALHAYADKDWAREHGNAQLERICLDGAKQAAPGSDRQLSFLLTLANIQVSESTAAIFEQLLADDTTSIPGVIVDTDLRWQLLIALIANGFIQGEDVKRRINALLESDPTSAAKLFAIKAEAAQPDAHVKQATFEELVDPDNAMSNLYRRHKIEGLRAPASTHALSQLNYAIYDRAEDLWQAMSSEVALVTVTGLFPGWDTTEEGQQRSAAFLERSLPAGLKRVIAEGNAEQQRALHNQRVDRG
- a CDS encoding DsbA family protein, which encodes MSEKVTFWFDATCPFCWITSRWMKEVEQVRDVQVQWVPMSLGVLNEGRDELPEAYREHIKAAWGPARVATIIALQAPDRLDDYYTAIGTKLHNEGQGGQSGFGAYDEVIATTLDELGLDPSFAQVANTQDVDKQMREFHQQAMDAVGNDVGTPVLKLGDAAFFGPVLTRIPKGEEAGKLFDASVTLGNYPHFFELKRSRTENPRFDA
- a CDS encoding ribose-5-phosphate isomerase, whose translation is MRVYLGADHAGFETKNAIAKHLEAQGHEVIDCGAHEYDANDDYPAFCIDAATRVVADPGSLGIVLGGSGNGEQIAANKVKGARCALAWSPETAKLAREHNNAQLIGIGGRMHSEEEALAIVDSFLTSAWSQEERHQRRIDILSKYEEDGIQPEA
- a CDS encoding helix-turn-helix transcriptional regulator; this encodes MTPKIIDADTGIELWTAVDCAEYSGTARGTFTSYAGRGRAPAPTAKLHGLTLWNSEEIKAWVEQRAQGRKPS
- the tig gene encoding trigger factor, which produces MKSSVEKLSETRVKLTVEVPFEELKSEIDQAYAALSQQINIPGFRRGKAPRQLIDARVGRGPVLEQVVNDMLPSRYQQACEEHELAVVGQPSIDITKIEDNELVEFTAEVDIRPEIKVPDFSKIEVTVPALKIDDEAVDKQIDQLRERFGELKDTKRKLKTNDFAVIDLSATVDGETIDEATTEGMSYQVGSDDLIKGLDTALRGLKTGESADFTTKLENGEHAGEEATVTVTVQQTKERKLPELDEEFVQMASEFDTVEELREATKEQVEQQAKTTQAGAIRDEVLKAALAETDFELPQGVVDEQVHAQLHQILGQFGGDEKMLNSILEAQGMDREEFDNNNRKNSEEAVRTQLFLDAVAEEEQPEVSQQELTDHILFTAQSYGMDPNEFVMQLQQSGQIANVFADVRRGKALAAAICRTSVTDEDGNKVDPADYYGEEETEES